One Setaria italica strain Yugu1 chromosome II, Setaria_italica_v2.0, whole genome shotgun sequence DNA segment encodes these proteins:
- the LOC101764248 gene encoding putative protein TPRXL: MSRPSVASSSSRSLATTSYRSSSAAQSAAITLGTRLRPPTLTGAVFHRQPASFLPSWSLSRSVDGSVGGLQSAGRSWPPPCPWTTPSSSIYYPTSRSHYPTYANGAMTWPSSSASQGTDAATSTRFQPEDPSLYCYSEYSTPKSSAPPSVDGVTATIPSRWSSTATTSHHESAQPTGGGSSLRPWGSNVARVGPDNRRYMYGHPAVAAVDPAVKIAPQAVHPQLLPAAMRNTLPNQGYSSYVFMESADPTRFGFDHQIMPNITKATTQTEMRGRRRVSRRWCPFMCWGCEVSC, from the exons ATGAGCAGGCCTtccgttgcttcatcctccagcAGATCGTTGGCTACCACCTCATACCGGTCATCGTCGGCGGCGCAATCGGCTGCCATCACCCTAGGGACGCGCCTGCGGCCGCCGACCCTCACCGGAGCAGTCTTCCATCGTCAACCTGCATCCTTTCTTCCATCTTGGTCTCTCTCGAGGTCTGTTGATGGCAGCGTAGGAGGCCTGCAGAGTGCCGGGAGGAGCTGGCCACCGCCGTGTCCTTGGACGACGCCGTCCTCGTCGATTTACTACCCCACTTCAAGATCACATTATCCAACCTATGCCAACGGTGCCATGACATGGCCATCGTCCTCCGCGTCTCAAGGCACGGACGCGGCTACATCCACCCGGTTCCAGCCAGAGGATCCATCCTTATATTGCTACAGCGAATACTCTACTCCTAAATCATCTGCTCCACCGTCCGTCGACGGTGTCACGGCGACGATTCCCTCCCGTTggtcctccaccgccaccaccagccaCCATGAGAGCGCTCAGCCGACCGGCGGTGGAAGCAGCCTGAGGCCGTGGGGTAGCAACGTGGCAAGGGTAGGGCCTGATAACCGCAGGTACATGTACGGCCATCCGGCGGTGGCCGCCGTCGACCCAGCAGTGAAAATCGCTCCACAGGCAGTCCATCCCCAGCTACTACCAGCTGCTATGAGGAACACATTACCAAACCAAG GTTATTCCAGTTATGTTTTCATGGAATCTGCGGATCCCACCCGTTTCGGTTTCGATCACCAGATCATGCCAAATATAACAAAGGCAACTACACAGACAGAGATGAGAGGTCGACGTCGTGTGTCCCGGCGGTGGTGTCCGTTCATGTGTTGGGGTTGCGAGGTGAGCTGTTGA